CTCGGTAAAACCGTTCGAAAATAAACGGTTGTTCTTCCTCAGGAATTCCTGGTCCATTATCTTTCACATCGATGGCGACATATTGCTGTTCTTCATAAACATGGATTTCTATGATCCCTTTCATATTCATAGCTTGGCTACTATTATTCAATAAATTGATTAATATTTGTTGGAAGCGATGAGGGTCTGCAACTGCAAAGGTATTTTTGGTATGACTTTTAATATCTATCTTTATTTTTTTCGACTCGTCGTGCACTACTTGCCATTGATACACAATTTCTTTGACAATTTCAACAACATCTACACTCAACAAATTAACCTTCAATGCTCCTGATGAAAAACTGTTAAAATCCAACAAATCTTCCACCATTGTCTCAAGACGCTTTGTCTCATTTAAGGAAATTGCTAAAAACTCTTTTGCTTCTTCTTGACTGACAATACCATCTTTTACGGCCTGAATTAAAGCACTGATAGAAGTGACAGGTGTTTTCAATTCATGTGTAACTCCAGCTAACAACTCCGTCCTTATTTGCTCTAATTCTTTTAGCCTTTTTGCCATTTCCTGAAACGAATTATTTAACTGATGCAACTCCAATTCTCTTACTTCTGATATTGGATCAATATGATAATCACCGTTTTTTATTTGGTTAGCTGCATCTGCTATCTCTTGAATTGGTTTTGCTAATTTTTTCAACATCAAGTAAATCGTTACCCATCCTAACATTCCGATGATAATACAAAATCCGATCAACAAACCAATCTGTTCTTTTGATAAAACGTTTTCCTTTGGCTGAAAAACAACTGCATTCCCAATAATTTCATCTTCTTCATTTGTTATAGGTGCAATAATTAAATACCCTTCACGATTATCAGGTAAGTTTATTGTCTCCACTTCTGTATCCTCAGAAACTTCAACATTTTTCACTTCTTCAAGAATAAACTGGGCAACCGGATCAATAATAGGAAGCTCATTTGATTGCTTCGCTTGTTTCTTAAAGGTACTAAACTGTACCTCATGATGTTGATCAATAATAAATAAGTGCTGTAATTGCTCAACTCTTTCCCCGTTTTGCATTAACCTCATCACAATTCTTTCAATTTCAGTGTTATCTTTCAATCGATCGTTAATTACTACATCTTCCGCTACATTTTGTATTCTTATTTTTATTATTTCTAGTCGATTGTTCATTTCTGTTTGTCTCATCCAAACTATTGCTATTAAAGCAAAAACAATCAAACCAATTAATAATGTAAGAAAATACCGCCTAGTCCAAATGTGTATGAGTGGTGATTTCTTTTTATTCACAAACACAGAACTGATACCCCGTTCCTCTCAATGTTTTTATTTCCCCTTCTTCCTTTGGCCAATTTCCTAATGACTTACGAAGACGCTTGATCGATAAATCAACCGCTCGGTCACTTCCTTCATAATCAATTCCCCATACATGTTCAATCAGTTGTTCCCTTGTAAACACTTGGTTTGGGTGTTCTAAGAAAAAAAGTAGCAGAGCTTTATCCTTGGGTGTGCACATCACTTCTACACCATTTAAGTAGACTTGATGACTAACCTTATCGAATCTTAATGAACCGTAATAACGTACATCTTCACGTTCTAGCACTTTCCCCGTTCTTCTTAACATTGCTTGAACACGAGCGACTACTTCCTCTCCAATGAATGGTTTTGTAATATAATCGTCTGCTCCTTCGTTAAACCCCTTCAGTTTTTTATCTGTATCTGATAACGCTGTGATCATAATGATAGGAATTGAATATTTTTCACGAACCTCATTTAATACCTCCCATCCATTTTTCTCCGGCATCATCACATCTAATAAAATTAAAGAAGGATGAAAAGATTCTAGGATTTCTAGTGCCTTGACACCGTCTTCAGCCAGTTTGACTTCATACTCTTCTTTTCGAAGATAAGCTGCTAGCACACGTGCGATCGATTGTTCATCTTCAACAATTAATATTTTTTCCATGTTATCTCCCTTGCAAAATTATCTTTATGTAAAATAGTGCTTTTAGTTTAACCTA
This portion of the Bacillus carboniphilus genome encodes:
- a CDS encoding sensor histidine kinase; its protein translation is MFVNKKKSPLIHIWTRRYFLTLLIGLIVFALIAIVWMRQTEMNNRLEIIKIRIQNVAEDVVINDRLKDNTEIERIVMRLMQNGERVEQLQHLFIIDQHHEVQFSTFKKQAKQSNELPIIDPVAQFILEEVKNVEVSEDTEVETINLPDNREGYLIIAPITNEEDEIIGNAVVFQPKENVLSKEQIGLLIGFCIIIGMLGWVTIYLMLKKLAKPIQEIADAANQIKNGDYHIDPISEVRELELHQLNNSFQEMAKRLKELEQIRTELLAGVTHELKTPVTSISALIQAVKDGIVSQEEAKEFLAISLNETKRLETMVEDLLDFNSFSSGALKVNLLSVDVVEIVKEIVYQWQVVHDESKKIKIDIKSHTKNTFAVADPHRFQQILINLLNNSSQAMNMKGIIEIHVYEEQQYVAIDVKDNGPGIPEEEQPFIFERFYRGEDKKHKVRGLGLGLSFSHLLAHAQNGDLQLTESSTKGTTFTLRVKKNEGEGV
- a CDS encoding response regulator transcription factor, which gives rise to MEKILIVEDEQSIARVLAAYLRKEEYEVKLAEDGVKALEILESFHPSLILLDVMMPEKNGWEVLNEVREKYSIPIIMITALSDTDKKLKGFNEGADDYITKPFIGEEVVARVQAMLRRTGKVLEREDVRYYGSLRFDKVSHQVYLNGVEVMCTPKDKALLLFFLEHPNQVFTREQLIEHVWGIDYEGSDRAVDLSIKRLRKSLGNWPKEEGEIKTLRGTGYQFCVCE